The genomic DNA ATCTTGGGCGCATCGATGAGGAAACAACATCAAACATCGGTACGATTAAAGGCGGTCAGGCGACGAACATCGTTGCAGACAACGTTGAAATTTTAGCGGAAGTCCGCAGTTTATCAGATGAAAAACTGCATATTGAATCAGATAAAATTAAAAAAGCATTCGAAGAAACAGCAGCGGAACTCGGCGGCAGCGCAGATGTGCAGGTGGACGTAATGTACCCGGCACTTCACGCACCAAAGGAAGATCCTGTTATTACAACTGCAGCCGAGGCAATTAAAAATATCGGCAGAAACACAGACATCATCAGCCTCGGCGGCGGCAGCGACGGCAACATTTTCCACGGTCAGGGCGTACCGACAGCAATTCTCGGCGTCGGTTATGAATACATCCACACGACGAGCGAGCGCATGCCGCTTGAAGAGCTGTACAAAATGACTGAACTCATTATTGAAATCGTTAAAGTTCACTATGCAAACGAGAGTAAATAAATTTAAGTAAAAAAGAACCGCAGCGCGGCCGCGCTGCGGTTCTTTGTGTTTCATCTTCTATTCGTCCAGCGCCTGCCACACTTGTATTTTTGTTGCAGGGTCGTCCAGTGAGTATGTATGCTTAATTAATTCAAGCGAGAAATCGCACGTCATATTGACGTCTTCTTTGAAGTGCCATCTGCGGAAAATATATTCATATACTTTATCAATTTCGACATCAAATGCGCCCGATGTATCAAAAATTTCATACAACATCGATTCTGTAAATGTCTCGTCAAACGGGGTGTGCTGGTAGCTCGATGTCCCGACGAATATTTCCATCTCACCGTCGATGACGCGCTCCTGTACGAATATGCCTTTGACAAAGCCGTCGTTGTAACGGAGTATTTCATCGATCAGACCGTCGCGTTCAAGTATTTTTAAAAACTTATACTTGTAGTCCGGCTGGTAAGTGTTGATATCGAAATACTGCGCAATGCCAATCAGACGGAAACTTTCGACAAATGTACGGTATGACTGATATTTCGGCTGTTTCGTCGGTACAACTTCAAATGAAATGTAGTCGAGCAGGTCCATTTTCTTAATGTTGCGCTCGGTTTCATGCACCGGAATGCCGAATGTACGTGTGTAAACTTTTTTAAACTTGTCCACATCGCGGTAGCCGTAATATTTAGTAATATCAACGAGACGTCTGTGTCCCTGGTAAACTTCATATGCAATTTCCGTCATGCAGCGTTTTTCCTGGTACTGCGCCGGCGTCATTCCGACGAGCGATTTAAAAATCGTCATAAATGATTTCGGCTCAACACCCATATTTTCCAAAACCTCACCGAAGTCGATTTTTTCCCGGAGATGGTCTTCTATATATACGATAAATCTCTCTACAAATCTGATCGTTTCCATGTAATCACCTATACTTATTGTACTGTTATTTATTATTCCACCCGCGGCTGAAAAACACAACTGATTATATGATATAATAAAGCAATTAATTAACGAGGTGTCGAAATGAAATTTACTGTTTTGGGGTCGGGCGCAGGGCTCCCGTCCAAAGATAGAAATACGCAGAGTTTTGTCATTGACTGCGTACTTGAATATAATGAATACATTTTAATCGATGCCGGTGAAGCTCTGCAGCACCGCATCCTTCATACCCATATTAAACCATCTAAAATTAAAAACATATTTATTACGCATCTTCACGGCGATCATATCTTCGGGCTGCCCGGGTTTTTATCGTCGAGAGCTTTCCAGGGCGGGGAAGGGATTCCGCTTAAGCTTTACGGTCCGAAAGGACTTGCCGAGTGGATTGAAACAACGTTCCGCATTTCAGAAAGTACGCTAAACTATCCGCTTGAAATTATTGAAGTCGAACCGGATATGAACATCCGTCTGAATAATTTTGATGTTCGTGTCATTCCATTATCTCATGGTATTGATTCCTATGCCTACATTTTTAAAGAGGATGACAAAATCGGTGAACTGCAGACGGATAAACTCCGTGAACTCGGTATCAGACCCGGACCGGTTTACGGTGAAATTAAAGCAGGCGAAACGTTTACGCATGAAGGTAAAGTCTATCAGACGTCGGACTTTATCGGTGAGACGATTGAAGGGCGTAAAATTTCAGTACACGGTGATACGCGTTTAAACAGCAGTACAGTGTATCTCGATGCAATCAGGGATTCCGATCTCCTCGTGCATGAAGCAACGTTTTTAAATAACGAAAAAGAAAAAGCACATGATTACTTCCATTCGGAAATTAACCACGTGCTCGACGTTTTTAAAGATGTGAATTACAAGCAGCTGTTAATCGTGCATATCAGCAGCCGCTATACGGATGAGGATATTAAACAGGTCAGCGCTTCAATAGAAGGGCGTGCAGTTATTGCCTGTGACTATTTCGAACTTCCCATCCCGCGTAACGTGAAATAAAATCAGCGACCGTATGACGGTACATTTTCGGATTGCGGTTGTAGCTTTCCACGTGATTGCCGCGGTCCGGGTACCATTGTTCTTTCGGTCCTTTTTTCCTGTTATACAGTTCAACCGACGCTTCATAAGGAATAAACGAATCGCGTTTTGAATGAATAAACAGTACAGGCTGTTCAATTTTGTCGACTACTTTAACCGGTGACACATGGTACATGCTGAATTTACTGCGCAGTTTTAAAAAGACGTATGTAAACAGCAGTACAACCGGCGATGCCACACGCGAGTATGATGAATAAATATGGGCCAGCTGATCTCTGAACTTCGCAAACGAAGCATCTGAAATATAGAATTTCGCTTTGTTCGACAGTTCACCTGCATAGAGCAGTGTTGTCGCAGCACCCATCGATTCCCCGTGAACGCCGAATTCGATATCATCGCCGTAGTTTTCAAGCAGATATTCAGCAACAGTTTCAAGATCGAACTTTTCATAGAAACCGTATGTTGAATCCACACCGCCTGAACTGCCGTGACGGCGTGCATCGTAGACGACACAGTTAAAGCCCATGTCATTAAACAGGTTGACGTATTTGGTTGAGCTCAGTTTGTTTTCGGATACGCCGTGACATATGATAACCCATTTATTCGTTTCGTTCGGGTAGATGAACGACGCGCTGATGTTGTAGCCGAATCTCGACGGCACGTTCACAATGTCTTTAGGAAGTTTATCGTATTCTTCCATATTCATGCGTTTTGCACGTGTTTCGCGGCGTTTAATAATTTCAATGTCCCGCAGTTTGAAAAACATTATCTGGCTCGACGCGAAGTAGCCGAGCGATATAAAGAGCACGACTGCGGATGTAACAAGTGCAGCGAGCCATTTGGAAAAATTTTTCATTGGAATCCTCCATTCTTTCTGACACACATTATTATATCACCTGGTTTTATTTTTCAAATCGTTATTTTTGTATTGGAATATGATATATTGATTATAACTCTTAAAAAGCGGTGATTACTATTTCTAACGAACATTTAATAGAGAAGACACGTTCAAAAGAAGATATATATGACGGTAAAATAATCGATGTTAAAAAACTGTCGGTGGAATTGCCAAACGGCAATGAATCATTCAGGGAAGTTGTTTATCATAAAGGTGCTGTCGCAGTCATTGCAGCGGACAGAGACAATATGTATTTTGTTAAACAGTTCAGAATTTCAACAGAGGAAGTTCTGCTCGAAGTACCGGCAGGAAAAATTGAAATTGACGAACATCCCGATGAAACTGCTCGTAAAGAGCTGAAAGAGGAAATCGGCGGGGAAGCAGGGGAACTGAAAAAACTGTATGAGTTTTACGTTTCACCCGGATTCTCAAATGAACTGATTCACTTATACGAAGCGGTGGACATTTCATTCGGCGATTCTCAATTGGAAGAAGATGAATTTCTGGATATCGTCAAGGTGCCATTGACGGAGTTAAAAACGAGAATGCATAACGGCGAGTTCCGTGACGGTAAAACACTGGTTGCTGTACACCATGTGCTGTTGTCAAAAGGTTATTTATAATCATTACAGATAACTTTTAAAAAGAGCCGTTCTTATGTATAATTGTTATCAATAAGATTAAGAAGTTGGAAGGTGCAGTTGTGGAAAAGAGAATTGAGCGAATTAAAGAAGCTTTACACGAAGCTCGTTATAAATTAACTCCACAGCGGGAAGTCACTGTGAGAGTTTTGCTTGAAAATGAAAGCTCTCATCTGAGTGCTGAAGATGTTTTTATGAAAGTTAAAGATAAGTATCCGGAAATCGGACTGGCAACAGTATACCGTACACTTGAGCTTTTAAATGAACTGAATGTACTCGACAAGGTGAATTTTGGCGATGGTGTATCAAGATATGATTTAAGAAAAGAAGGTGCACAGCACTTTCATCATCATTTAATTTGCATCCATTGCGGTTCGGTGGAAGAAATTGAAGAAGACTTACTGACGGATGTTGAAAAAATCGTGACACGCGATTTCGAGTTTGACATTATCGATCACAGGTTAACTTTCCACGGCGTCTGCAAATTATGCAAAGGGAAAGAAGGAAACACAGATGCTTGACCGTTATGTTGATGAATATTTAACGTATTTAAAAATCGAGCGTGGTTTAAGTGATGCTTCAATCTCATCATACAAACAGGATTTAAAACAATACAGTCAATATTTAACTGATGAAAATGTTACGGGTGTCGAGCAGATTACGACAGAAATCCTCGTAACATTTTTACAGTTTTTATCAGAAAACGGCAAGAGCAATAAAACCATCAGACGCATTCAGTCGACGCTCAGAAACTTTCATCAGTTTTTGCAGCTGGAGCAGGTCATCGATACGAACCCTGCGCTCAGACTGAATACGCCTAAAGAAGAACGCGAATTGCCGGTCGTATTAACCGTCGAAGAAATGGAGACTCTCCTTCATGCACCGGATAATACAGCACAGGGCATCCGCGATAACGCGATTATGGAGCTCCTGTATGCGAGCGGTCTCAGGGTAAGCGAACTGATCAACTTAAAGCTCAGCGACCTGAACCTCGATATGGGTTTTATACATGTATACGGTAAAGGAGACAAGGAAAGAATTGTACCGACGACCGAATATGTGGCGGATAAATTAAACAATTATATAAAAAATCAGCGATTAACGTTATTAAAACATGAAAATACTGATATACTGTTTCTTACAAACAGAGGTAAGGGATTCACCCGTCAGGGATTATGGAAGACAATTAAGAAGTATGTACTGATTAGCGGCATCGGTAAAAATATCACCCCGCACACGTTCAGACATTCATTTGCGACGCATTTAATCGAAAACGGTGCGGACCTCCGTGCCGTGCAGGAAATGCTAGGTCATTCCGATATATCAACGACGCAGGTATACACACAGATCTCTGCAACGAAAATCAGAGAAATGTATAAGCAGTTCCATCCAAGAAAGTAGGTAAATTATTATGTACAAAAAAATTCATTTAATCGTTCTTGATTCAGTCGGTATCGGTGAGGCACCGGATGCGGCGGATTTTGGAGACAAAGGTACCCACACTTTAAAACATACATTGGAATCACATCCAAACACATTGCCGAACCTTGCAAAACTCGGCCTCGGCAACATCGATAAACTTCCGGGTGTTGACAAACAGGACAGCACGACAGGATTCTATACTAAAATGCAGGAAGTATCCAAAGGTAAAGATACGATGACAGGACACTGGGAAATTGCCGGCCTGAACATCGACACAGCATTTAAAGTATATCCCGACGGATTCTCTGATGAGCTTCTGAACAAAATTACAGAAGCAACAGGCCGCGGTATTATCGGCAACAAACCGGCAAGCGGAACTGACATTATCGAGGAATTCGGTGAGCATCAGATTGAAACGGGCGATTTAATCATCTATACATCAAACGACCCTGTACTTCAGATCGCAGCAAACGAAGAAGTGATTCCGCTGGACGAACTTTACGACATCTGTGAAAAAGTACGTGAAATGACGAAAGAAGCCGAACACCTTGTCGGCCGCGTTATCGCACGTCCATTCGTCGGCTCTAAAAAAGGCGAATTTAAACGTACGGAAAACCGTCACGACTATGCGCTTGAGCCATTCGGCAGAACGGTATTAAACGCGCTGAAAGACGATAACAAAGACGTGATTGCAATCGGTAAAATCAACGACATCTTTACGGGAAGCGGAATTACAGACGCAGTCCGTACGAAAAGCAATGACGACGGAGTCAACAAGCTGCTGGAAGTAATGGACCGCGACTTTAACGGACTGTCATTCCTTAACCTTGTGGACTTCGACGCAGAATACGGCCACCGCCGTGACCCGGTCGGCTACAGCAATGCATTAAAAGCATTCGACGACAGACTTCCTGAATTAACAGATAAGCTGACAGAAGATGATCTGTTAATCATCACTGCAGACCACGGCAATGATCCGACATACACAGGAACAGACCACACGAGAGAATATGTGCCTTTATTAGTGACGACAGGCAGAGAACTTAACTTCGGTGAGATTGACCAGTGTGCAACATTCAGCAACATCGCCGCAACAGTCGCTGAAAACTTCGGTGTCGACTATGAAACGCACGGCGAAAGCTTTCTTAAGGATATTAAATAAATGAAAAAAGCAAAATACATTATCTTTCTCGGAATACTCATCATGAGTATTTTCTGGGGATTCATGTACTGGATGTTTTTAGTATAAAAAGAATACGACTGATGGAAGAGACGGCTCAAACACCTTCACTTTAAGGTGTTTGAGCCGTTTTTTGGTTTTGCGGGGGAGTGTGATTGTGTCCAATGAGCGGGCGACGACGGATTAATAAGCCGGGTTTGGACCAACGAACAGTCCACGACGGACCAATAAGCCGGGTTTGGACCAACGAGCAGTCCACGACGGACCAATAAGCCAGTTTTGGACCAACGAACAGTCCACGACGGACCAATAAGCCAGGTTTGGACCAACGAACAGTCCACGACGGACCAATAAGCCAGTTTTGGACCAACGAGCAATCCACGACGGACCAATAAGCCGGGTTTGGACCAACGAGCAATCCACGACGGACCAATAAGCCAGTTTTGGAGCAACGAGCAGTCCACGACGGACCAGGAAACCACGGAAACCACCTAAACCACGTACCCGGCAAAAAACCACCCCGAATCGGGGTGGTTTCCAAATTAACTATCCTTTCCGCTGTTTTAGTCTCCGGTTCAGCGCCTCCAATCGTGCTTCAATCACGTCTTCGCGGTCACGCAGGCGGTGGCGGTGGATAATGTGCTCGTCTTTTTCAAAACGGTTGAGTATTTCGAGTGTGAATGCGCTGTATGACTCATAGTCATCACGGTACATGTCGTACAGCGACTCGTACACCCACTGTTTGACAGGATAATGCATCGGTGTAAATGGCACTTCGGCAAGCGATTCGAACCGCTCTGAAATCACATCGGCAAATTCCGCATCAAAGCCGAACGCGCCAACGTCGTATTCGTATTTCTCATACAGTTTCAGGGCGCGTTTGTACGATGTTGCGGCGCCGATAATATTATCACGTCTGTAGTGGTATTCACCGGTTACTATCAGCACAAGGAACACTTCCGGGTCTTCTTTCGTAAAGTTTTCCTTATCTTTCCATGCTTCTTCCATGATTTCATGGCATTCGAAGTAATCTTGCTTTATAATTAATTCGTTAAAGAATTGTAAAAGTATTTCTTTATCGATACGTATCACTCCTAAAATTGAGGTTTTGTAATGACTGCTTATAAAGTTAAATTAGATGTTTTTGAAGGACCGCTCGATCTGCTCCTTCATTTGATAAAAGAACTTGAAATTGATATTTACGACATTCCGATGAAAATGCTCACCGAGCAGTATATGGAATATATCAATCAGATGAAAGAACTTGAACTCAACGTTGCGAGCGACTATCTCGTGATGGCGAGCGAGCTTGTGAAAATTAAAAGCCACATGCTGCTGCCGGAGCCGCCGATGGCCGATGAGGATTATGAAGATCCCCGCGAGCAATTGATGTCCCAACTGATAGAATATCAAAATTATAAATTATATGCTGAGGAACTGAATAAACTGAAAGAGGAATCCGGACTTCAGTTCGTGAAAGCACCACACCTGTTTGAAGATGACGGGGATGACACGGAGACACTCGAGCTGAGTCTTCACGATCTGCTTGAAGCGTATAATAAAGTGAAGTCTCGCGTCTCTCTTACCGAAGAGTCATACGTCGTTGTCCCGCGCGAGGTATACACGAAAGAAGAGGCAGTCGAGTTTATCGCGTCGAAGTTTAAAAATGCAAAGACGTTAAAAATGACCGAACTGCTTACTTTCGACGAACCCCGCACTAAAGTGGTGCAGGTATTTATTACTATATTAGATTATATCAGTCAGAATCTCTATCAGATTACACGCATCGATGAAGATGATTTTGAGCTCGAAAGGTTGGCTTAAGTATGGAAAAAATAAACATTATCGAAGGTTTATTATATATTGCCGGCGACCTCGGTTTAAGTGAGGAGGCACTGATGATGCACGTGCCGATTACTAAAATGCAGCTGGAAATAGAAGTGGAAAAATACGACAAGGAACATTTAACGATTGACCGCCACGGCGATATGTACTTTTTAAAAACGACGGACAACATGGAGAAGTATATTAAGAGAGTGCTCGCAGACCGTCCGGCGAAAAAATTATCACAGGCTGCATTAGAAGTGCTGGCAATTATTGCCTATAATCAGCCGATTTCACGAAACGGTATAGAAAGTGTCCGGGGTATCGTGTCAGACGGCCCGATTTCTACGCTGATCAACAAAGGCCTGGTGAAAAAGAAAAACATTACCGACGAACGTGCCGCGCACTTTGAAACGACACAGAGCTTTTTGGAAACATTCGGTCTGAAATCTTTAGATGACTTACCGGCAGATGATATGATAGCAGAACAGGAAGAAATTGACCTGTTCTTCAATAGCTTAAAGGAGCAAAACTAATGAAAACTACACGTTTAAATAAAAAAATTGCAGATGCAGGTATTACTTCACGCCGTAAAGCAGACAAGTTAATCGAAGAAGGCCGCGTATACGTCAACGACAAGCTCGTGACGGAACTCGGTCTGCAGGTTACCGACAAAGACCGCGTAACGGTCGACGGTATTCAGCTGACGAAGGAAGAACCCGTGCACATTTTATACTACAAGCCGACAGGCGAAATCTCAGCAGCGGAAGACGATAAAAAACGCGACACAGTTATCGACGCATTTCATGATATCGACGCACGTCTGTATCCGGTAGGGCGTCTTGACTACGATACATCAGGGCTTCTGCTCGTGACAAACGACGGTGAGTTCACGCAGCTGATGACACACCCGAAATTCGAAATGAAGAAAACATACAGAGTAAAAACAGACGGCATTCTTCTCCGTCACCAGCAGGATGAAATGCGCCGCGGCATTAAACTGGACGACGGTAAAACAGCACCGTGCGACCTGAAAGTCATCCGCGACAAGGGCGGCAAAGATATGATTCTTGAAATAACAATTCACGAAGGACGCAACCGTCAGGTCAGAAGAATGTTTGAACATTTTGGACTGAACGTTACGAAACTTACACGTATCCGTTTTGACTTCCTGACACTCGACGGCTTAAAAGAAGGCGAGTACCGTTTCCTGAAACCGCATGAAGTGAAAAAGCTTATTGCGAACAGTAAGAAATAAGCTGCTAAATGTCATAATAATGTCAAACCGCAACAAAATGTGCAGTGTTATAATTATTGCTACGTACGCATTTTATTGCGGTTTATATTAATTTGGAAAGGGGCCTGACGTTGAAAAAAGGAACTAGAAAAATTATTCGTACAGGTACAATTATTACAATTGCTGCGCTGCTCGGCATTACTTTGTATTTAAATTTGAGGGATGGCTCTCAAACGGTAAATGTCGGAGACGAAGCAGTCGATTTTAAACTGGAAACACTGGACGGCGAAGAGATTCAGCTGTCTGAAATAACAAAAGACAAAGGTGTCATTGTTAACTTCTGGGGCACGTGGTGTAAGCCGTGCCGCGAAGAAATGCCGGAAATGAACCAGGTATATAACGAAGGTCATGAAGACTACGAAATTATCGCTGTAAACGTCTCTGAAAACAAACAGCAGATTGAGCAGTTTATTTCAGGTCTTTCAGAAGACCTCGATTATCCAATCGCTTTAGATCCAAACCGCAGTGTCACGAAAGCTTACAATATCGGACCGCTGCCGACGACAATCGCGATTAACAAAGACGGTGTTGTCGTTAAAAAACAGGAATATCAACTGACTAAAGAGGATATCTACACATTTATAGATGAATCTCTGGAATAGGATGACCTAACATGGAACTTAAGGAAATACAATGCAGTCACTGCGGTCATGAAAACCCGCCCGGCACCCAGCTGTGCCAGTCGTGCGGTAAAATGATCAATGAAGACTACGACAAGAAAAAAATTAAAGACCTGATGCGCTACGACGGAAGTGCCGTGCGTTCGAAAGTCCGCTCTCAGAGTATCTTTGATAAAATCTGGAACTTCTTCACTTCCATTAAAGTCGGCGTAGCCATTATCGCAGTTATCGCGATATCCGCAGCAATCGGGACGATTCTTCCGCAGGAATACTTCATTCCGATCGGTGCAGACCCGCTTGAGCACTATACAGAACATTACGGAACGTTCGGACGTCTGTACTACGAGCTCGGCTTTACACAGCTCTATTCATCATGGTGGTTTGTACTGCTGATGGGAATGCTTGCACTGTCACTCGTTGCAGCAAGTATTGACCGCGGTGTGCCGCTTTATAAATCTTTAAAGAATCAGCGCGTTAAAAAGCACGCTTCATTCTTTAAACGCCAGCGTCTGTTTTCGGAATACGATTCAGCAGACACAGCACCGGAACTTGCAAAGTCATTTGAACAGAAAAAGTACAAACTGAGAACTGACGGAGAGCACTACCTGTTTGAAAAAGGCCGCCTGTCCAGATGGGGCCCT from Jeotgalicoccus saudimassiliensis includes the following:
- a CDS encoding helix-turn-helix domain-containing protein, producing METIRFVERFIVYIEDHLREKIDFGEVLENMGVEPKSFMTIFKSLVGMTPAQYQEKRCMTEIAYEVYQGHRRLVDITKYYGYRDVDKFKKVYTRTFGIPVHETERNIKKMDLLDYISFEVVPTKQPKYQSYRTFVESFRLIGIAQYFDINTYQPDYKYKFLKILERDGLIDEILRYNDGFVKGIFVQERVIDGEMEIFVGTSSYQHTPFDETFTESMLYEIFDTSGAFDVEIDKVYEYIFRRWHFKEDVNMTCDFSLELIKHTYSLDDPATKIQVWQALDE
- the rnz gene encoding ribonuclease Z; this translates as MKFTVLGSGAGLPSKDRNTQSFVIDCVLEYNEYILIDAGEALQHRILHTHIKPSKIKNIFITHLHGDHIFGLPGFLSSRAFQGGEGIPLKLYGPKGLAEWIETTFRISESTLNYPLEIIEVEPDMNIRLNNFDVRVIPLSHGIDSYAYIFKEDDKIGELQTDKLRELGIRPGPVYGEIKAGETFTHEGKVYQTSDFIGETIEGRKISVHGDTRLNSSTVYLDAIRDSDLLVHEATFLNNEKEKAHDYFHSEINHVLDVFKDVNYKQLLIVHISSRYTDEDIKQVSASIEGRAVIACDYFELPIPRNVK
- a CDS encoding alpha/beta hydrolase, with translation MKNFSKWLAALVTSAVVLFISLGYFASSQIMFFKLRDIEIIKRRETRAKRMNMEEYDKLPKDIVNVPSRFGYNISASFIYPNETNKWVIICHGVSENKLSSTKYVNLFNDMGFNCVVYDARRHGSSGGVDSTYGFYEKFDLETVAEYLLENYGDDIEFGVHGESMGAATTLLYAGELSNKAKFYISDASFAKFRDQLAHIYSSYSRVASPVVLLFTYVFLKLRSKFSMYHVSPVKVVDKIEQPVLFIHSKRDSFIPYEASVELYNRKKGPKEQWYPDRGNHVESYNRNPKMYRHTVADFISRYAGWEVRNSHRQ
- a CDS encoding NUDIX hydrolase — translated: MITISNEHLIEKTRSKEDIYDGKIIDVKKLSVELPNGNESFREVVYHKGAVAVIAADRDNMYFVKQFRISTEEVLLEVPAGKIEIDEHPDETARKELKEEIGGEAGELKKLYEFYVSPGFSNELIHLYEAVDISFGDSQLEEDEFLDIVKVPLTELKTRMHNGEFRDGKTLVAVHHVLLSKGYL
- the fur gene encoding ferric iron uptake transcriptional regulator, which produces MEKRIERIKEALHEARYKLTPQREVTVRVLLENESSHLSAEDVFMKVKDKYPEIGLATVYRTLELLNELNVLDKVNFGDGVSRYDLRKEGAQHFHHHLICIHCGSVEEIEEDLLTDVEKIVTRDFEFDIIDHRLTFHGVCKLCKGKEGNTDA
- the xerD gene encoding site-specific tyrosine recombinase XerD; protein product: MLDRYVDEYLTYLKIERGLSDASISSYKQDLKQYSQYLTDENVTGVEQITTEILVTFLQFLSENGKSNKTIRRIQSTLRNFHQFLQLEQVIDTNPALRLNTPKEERELPVVLTVEEMETLLHAPDNTAQGIRDNAIMELLYASGLRVSELINLKLSDLNLDMGFIHVYGKGDKERIVPTTEYVADKLNNYIKNQRLTLLKHENTDILFLTNRGKGFTRQGLWKTIKKYVLISGIGKNITPHTFRHSFATHLIENGADLRAVQEMLGHSDISTTQVYTQISATKIREMYKQFHPRK
- the deoB gene encoding phosphopentomutase encodes the protein MYKKIHLIVLDSVGIGEAPDAADFGDKGTHTLKHTLESHPNTLPNLAKLGLGNIDKLPGVDKQDSTTGFYTKMQEVSKGKDTMTGHWEIAGLNIDTAFKVYPDGFSDELLNKITEATGRGIIGNKPASGTDIIEEFGEHQIETGDLIIYTSNDPVLQIAANEEVIPLDELYDICEKVREMTKEAEHLVGRVIARPFVGSKKGEFKRTENRHDYALEPFGRTVLNALKDDNKDVIAIGKINDIFTGSGITDAVRTKSNDDGVNKLLEVMDRDFNGLSFLNLVDFDAEYGHRRDPVGYSNALKAFDDRLPELTDKLTEDDLLIITADHGNDPTYTGTDHTREYVPLLVTTGRELNFGEIDQCATFSNIAATVAENFGVDYETHGESFLKDIK
- a CDS encoding DUF309 domain-containing protein, encoding MIRIDKEILLQFFNELIIKQDYFECHEIMEEAWKDKENFTKEDPEVFLVLIVTGEYHYRRDNIIGAATSYKRALKLYEKYEYDVGAFGFDAEFADVISERFESLAEVPFTPMHYPVKQWVYESLYDMYRDDYESYSAFTLEILNRFEKDEHIIHRHRLRDREDVIEARLEALNRRLKQRKG
- a CDS encoding segregation and condensation protein A encodes the protein MTAYKVKLDVFEGPLDLLLHLIKELEIDIYDIPMKMLTEQYMEYINQMKELELNVASDYLVMASELVKIKSHMLLPEPPMADEDYEDPREQLMSQLIEYQNYKLYAEELNKLKEESGLQFVKAPHLFEDDGDDTETLELSLHDLLEAYNKVKSRVSLTEESYVVVPREVYTKEEAVEFIASKFKNAKTLKMTELLTFDEPRTKVVQVFITILDYISQNLYQITRIDEDDFELERLA
- the scpB gene encoding SMC-Scp complex subunit ScpB codes for the protein MEKINIIEGLLYIAGDLGLSEEALMMHVPITKMQLEIEVEKYDKEHLTIDRHGDMYFLKTTDNMEKYIKRVLADRPAKKLSQAALEVLAIIAYNQPISRNGIESVRGIVSDGPISTLINKGLVKKKNITDERAAHFETTQSFLETFGLKSLDDLPADDMIAEQEEIDLFFNSLKEQN
- a CDS encoding pseudouridine synthase yields the protein MKTTRLNKKIADAGITSRRKADKLIEEGRVYVNDKLVTELGLQVTDKDRVTVDGIQLTKEEPVHILYYKPTGEISAAEDDKKRDTVIDAFHDIDARLYPVGRLDYDTSGLLLVTNDGEFTQLMTHPKFEMKKTYRVKTDGILLRHQQDEMRRGIKLDDGKTAPCDLKVIRDKGGKDMILEITIHEGRNRQVRRMFEHFGLNVTKLTRIRFDFLTLDGLKEGEYRFLKPHEVKKLIANSKK
- a CDS encoding redoxin domain-containing protein produces the protein MKKGTRKIIRTGTIITIAALLGITLYLNLRDGSQTVNVGDEAVDFKLETLDGEEIQLSEITKDKGVIVNFWGTWCKPCREEMPEMNQVYNEGHEDYEIIAVNVSENKQQIEQFISGLSEDLDYPIALDPNRSVTKAYNIGPLPTTIAINKDGVVVKKQEYQLTKEDIYTFIDESLE